In Caulobacter segnis ATCC 21756, the sequence ATCCTGATCTTCATCCGTCACCGCGAGAACATCGCGCGCCTGCTCAAGGGCGAGGAGCCGAAGATCGGCAAGAAGAAGCCGGCCGAGCCGGCGCCCGCCGAGGCGCCGTGATCCCCGGCCGGCTCTCGGACATCCAGCGCCTGGCCTGGCTTCGCCTGGCGCGCACCGAGACGGTCGGCCCCGTCGCCTTCGACCACCTGCTGGCCCGTTACGGCACGCCCGAGCGGGCCCTGTCGGCCCTGCCCGACCTCTCCCGCAAGGGCGGCCGCGCGGTCCCGCTGACCCTGCCGCCACGCGAGGCGATCGAGCGCGAGCTCGAAGCCGGCGAAAAGCTGGGCGCGCGCCTCATCTGCGGTTGCGAGCCTGACTTCCCGCCGCGCCTGGCGGCCCTCGATCCGCCGCCGCCGGTCCTCTGGGCGCTGGGTCGGGCCGAGCTGCTGTCCGAACCGTCGATCGCCATCGTCGGCGCCCGCATCGCCTCGGCCGCCGGCCAGCGCTTGGCCCGCCAGTTGGCGACGGACCTGGGAACCGCCGGCTATGTCGTGGTCTCGGGCATGGCGCGCGGCATCGACGGCGCGGCGCACGAGGGCTCCCTGACCACCGGCGCCGTGGCCGTGCTGGGCGGCGGGGTCGGCGACATCTACCCGCCCGAGCACGATAGGCTGCATGCGCGGCTCGCGGCGGAAGGCTGCGTCGTCTCCGAGAGCGCGCCCGACCGCCGCGCCCAGGCCAAGGACTTCCCGCGCCGCAATCGCGTGATCTCCGGCCTGTCGCTGGGCGTCGTCGTGGTCGAGGCCGAGCTGAAATCCGGCTCGCTGATCACCGCGCGGCTGGCCGCC encodes:
- the dprA gene encoding DNA-processing protein DprA — translated: MIPGRLSDIQRLAWLRLARTETVGPVAFDHLLARYGTPERALSALPDLSRKGGRAVPLTLPPREAIERELEAGEKLGARLICGCEPDFPPRLAALDPPPPVLWALGRAELLSEPSIAIVGARIASAAGQRLARQLATDLGTAGYVVVSGMARGIDGAAHEGSLTTGAVAVLGGGVGDIYPPEHDRLHARLAAEGCVVSESAPDRRAQAKDFPRRNRVISGLSLGVVVVEAELKSGSLITARLAAEQGRDVFAVPGSPLDPRSKGTNDLIRQGAILCEGAEDVLRSLAGEARLRERDRAYEAEPPSDLDPDALRERVAALLSPTPVPRNDLIRAVAAPTSAVMAALVELSLAGRAEFLDGGLVARP